The following proteins come from a genomic window of Corallococcus sp. NCRR:
- a CDS encoding M4 family metallopeptidase, with amino-acid sequence MALRTDLSKPVVATQNRTDTKPVNTVKPQGPVGMSSQSSFSAGAPSKAKATVALNGVGQKLTPGPVDLTSPQAQQAIQQTVAYVNQKNPQLSGVTGGTSFSPRTVERDQLGMTHVRMDRMHEGVKVAGEQIIGHLDAKGQFDSLTGNVSDIPAGIGKAPTKLTAKDALAVAQKDFNSGTTRAPTSEKVIVKGKDGQYHAAYHVTLTDTSAANGKEPRSMNYFIDANTGASIKQYNTISHWSREGAKATPTKPGTSTQAPSTPATPAPTTGGGAARVADDQTMYSGKVDLQTTKNKDGTYSLEDKTRGKGIVTYDAKNRPEASGTTAITDKNDVWGEKGDPARAQAGVDAHYGAAMTYDFMKDVLGRDSIDGKGEKLINYVHTDNNLVNAFWDGEKMQYGDGDGVDSGPLTTLDIAGHEIAHGLTERTAGLEYEGESGGLNESFSDIIGTGVEWYASQKNGAVKFDWAVGEDAWTPKNGDNTDALRYMNDPTADGYSIDNYKNYPKMTEVHGSSGIANNAFFLLTEGGKNRTSGIEVKDGIGMDKSLKVFGRALTTYMTPQTNFSEARAATIKAATDLYGKDSVEAKKVAEAWTAVGVTK; translated from the coding sequence ATGGCCCTGCGCACCGACCTGTCGAAGCCCGTCGTCGCCACCCAGAACCGCACCGACACGAAGCCCGTGAACACCGTGAAGCCCCAGGGCCCGGTGGGCATGAGCTCGCAGTCCAGCTTCAGCGCGGGCGCGCCCTCCAAGGCGAAGGCCACGGTGGCGCTGAACGGCGTGGGCCAGAAGCTGACGCCGGGCCCGGTGGACCTCACCAGCCCCCAGGCGCAGCAGGCCATCCAGCAGACGGTGGCGTACGTGAACCAGAAGAACCCGCAGCTGTCCGGCGTCACGGGCGGCACGTCGTTCTCGCCGCGCACCGTGGAGCGCGACCAGCTGGGCATGACGCACGTGCGCATGGACCGCATGCACGAGGGCGTGAAGGTCGCCGGTGAGCAGATCATCGGCCACCTGGACGCGAAGGGTCAGTTCGACAGCCTGACGGGCAACGTGTCCGACATCCCCGCGGGCATCGGCAAGGCGCCCACGAAGCTGACGGCGAAGGACGCGCTGGCCGTGGCGCAGAAGGACTTCAACAGCGGCACGACGCGCGCCCCCACGTCGGAGAAGGTCATCGTCAAGGGCAAGGACGGCCAGTACCACGCCGCCTACCACGTGACGCTCACCGACACGTCCGCGGCCAACGGCAAGGAGCCGCGCTCGATGAACTACTTCATCGACGCGAACACCGGCGCGTCCATCAAGCAGTACAACACCATCAGCCACTGGAGCCGCGAGGGCGCCAAGGCCACCCCCACGAAGCCGGGCACGTCCACCCAGGCCCCCTCCACCCCGGCGACGCCGGCCCCGACGACGGGCGGCGGCGCGGCCCGCGTGGCGGACGACCAGACGATGTACAGCGGCAAGGTGGACCTGCAGACCACGAAGAACAAGGACGGCACGTACTCGCTGGAGGACAAGACGCGCGGCAAGGGCATCGTGACGTACGACGCCAAGAACCGCCCGGAGGCGTCCGGCACCACGGCCATCACCGACAAGAACGACGTCTGGGGTGAGAAGGGCGACCCGGCGCGCGCCCAGGCGGGCGTGGACGCGCACTACGGCGCGGCCATGACCTACGACTTCATGAAGGACGTCCTGGGCCGCGACTCCATCGACGGCAAGGGTGAGAAGCTCATCAACTACGTGCACACCGACAACAACCTGGTGAACGCGTTCTGGGACGGCGAGAAGATGCAGTACGGCGACGGTGACGGCGTGGACTCCGGCCCGCTCACCACGCTGGACATCGCCGGCCACGAGATCGCGCACGGCCTCACGGAGCGCACCGCCGGCCTGGAGTACGAGGGCGAGTCCGGTGGCCTCAACGAGTCCTTCAGCGACATCATCGGCACGGGCGTGGAGTGGTACGCGAGCCAGAAGAACGGCGCGGTGAAGTTCGACTGGGCCGTGGGTGAGGACGCCTGGACGCCCAAGAACGGCGACAACACGGACGCCCTCCGCTACATGAACGACCCGACGGCGGACGGCTACTCCATCGACAACTACAAGAACTACCCGAAGATGACGGAGGTCCACGGCTCCAGCGGCATCGCGAACAACGCCTTCTTCCTGCTCACCGAGGGCGGCAAGAACCGCACCTCCGGCATCGAGGTGAAGGACGGCATCGGTATGGACAAGAGCCTCAAGGTCTTCGGCCGCGCGCTCACCACGTACATGACGCCGCAGACGAACTTCTCCGAGGCCCGCGCCGCCACCATCAAGGCCGCCACGGACCTGTACGGCAAGGACTCCGTCGAGGCGAAGAAGGTCGCCGAGGCCTGGACCGCCGTCGGCGTGACCAAGTAA
- the rpsD gene encoding 30S ribosomal protein S4, whose translation MARELGPRGKLCRRLGIPLSRISAKDPDKDPVLRRPYPPGQHGATARVSVSDFAQRLREKQKLKLYYGLLEKQCRSAFLEARKAPGNTGKVLLQLLESRLDALVLRAGLATSIRQARQFVRHGYFQVNGKRADIPSLRLKPGNEVRFFPAHQKLAVVQDAFGRMKSRQVPAYVQVLGEGEGMRFVRLPEREEIPVDVNEPFIVEYYAQRS comes from the coding sequence GTGGCACGTGAACTGGGACCCCGAGGGAAGCTGTGTCGGCGGTTGGGCATCCCCCTGTCGCGCATCAGCGCGAAGGACCCGGACAAGGATCCGGTGCTGCGCCGGCCGTATCCGCCGGGCCAGCATGGGGCGACGGCGCGCGTGTCGGTGAGCGACTTCGCGCAGCGGCTGCGGGAGAAGCAGAAGCTGAAGCTGTACTACGGGCTGCTGGAGAAGCAGTGCCGCAGCGCCTTCCTGGAGGCGCGCAAGGCCCCCGGCAACACGGGCAAGGTGCTGTTGCAGTTGCTGGAGAGCCGGCTGGACGCGTTGGTGCTGCGCGCGGGGCTGGCCACGAGCATCCGGCAGGCGCGCCAGTTCGTGCGCCACGGCTACTTCCAGGTGAACGGCAAGCGCGCGGACATCCCGAGCCTCCGGCTCAAGCCGGGCAACGAGGTGCGCTTCTTCCCGGCGCACCAGAAGCTCGCGGTGGTGCAGGACGCCTTCGGGCGGATGAAGTCCCGCCAGGTGCCCGCGTACGTGCAGGTCCTGGGCGAAGGGGAGGGCATGCGCTTCGTGCGGCTGCCCGAGCGTGAGGAGATCCCCGTGGACGTGAACGAGCCGTTCATCGTCGAGTATTACGCGCAGCGCAGCTGA
- a CDS encoding signal protein encodes MRRTYLLDREFQLKYILLLTGMGAGSMLLFGVLAHQVHRMSAEGGLSGEETLWWLTGVATVGLGVALGLFGLLFTHRVAGPVHVMSLYVAALAAGRYPRLRPLRRKDELRAFFARFSEAVDRIRQREADEALALEKALDVLKDVATTPEAREALSTLEALRARKRQAVDTSAPPATFKSVA; translated from the coding sequence ATGCGCCGGACGTACCTGCTCGACCGAGAATTCCAGCTCAAATACATCCTCCTGCTCACCGGCATGGGCGCCGGGAGCATGTTGCTCTTCGGCGTGCTCGCCCATCAGGTGCACCGCATGTCCGCCGAAGGGGGCCTGTCCGGCGAGGAGACGCTCTGGTGGCTCACCGGCGTCGCCACCGTGGGCCTGGGCGTCGCGCTCGGGTTGTTCGGGCTGCTCTTCACGCACCGTGTGGCGGGCCCCGTCCACGTGATGAGCCTCTACGTCGCGGCGCTCGCGGCGGGCCGCTATCCGCGCCTGCGCCCCCTGCGGCGCAAGGACGAGCTGCGCGCCTTCTTCGCGCGCTTCAGCGAAGCGGTGGACCGCATCCGCCAGCGCGAGGCGGACGAAGCCCTGGCGCTGGAGAAGGCGCTGGACGTGCTCAAGGACGTGGCCACCACGCCCGAGGCGCGCGAGGCCCTGTCCACGCTGGAGGCGCTGCGCGCGCGCAAGCGCCAGGCGGTGGACACCTCCGCGCCGCCCGCCACCTTCAAGTCCGTGGCCTGA
- a CDS encoding arylsulfatase, with protein MSLKEYKPGSPFPGVIGRTWEQSSPAWPSPLRSKPGAPNVLFIILDDTGFGHLGCYGSPIRTPNLDRLARGGLLYNNMHTTALCSPTRSCILTGRNHHSNGMGTITETSLGYPGYNGTIPFENGLLSEMLMEAGYNTYAIGKWHLTPAEQTSAAGPYSRWPLGRGFERFYGFLGGDTHQYYPDLIHDNHAIRPPATPEEGYHLTPDLVDRAIDCVADTKQVAPDKPFFLYFATGAMHAPHHVPREWADAYAGQFDDGWDAYRQKVFQRQLELGVIPQGTRLSRHDPDVQDWDSLPPEEKRLYARMMEVFAGFLEHTDHHIGRLLKFLEDTGELDNTLIMVLSDNGASAEGGPHGSVNELKFFNNAPESLEQNLAAMEDLGGPKHFNHYPWGWAWAGDTPFRRWKRETYRGGTTDPFLVHWPRGIQAKGEVRTQYAHAIDMVPTVLDCLGLEPLAEIRGVTQSPIEGVSFKHTFNDGNAESRHRTQYFEMFSSRAIYHDGWRAVCPFPGPSFTEAGEGFGESQLDEDRLRELDSRGWELYHVAEDCSETKNVAEENRGKLIEMIALWYAEAGRYQVLPLASPTRAVFALERPQLTKDRTRYVYRPHTSPAPENAAVHVLNRPHTLTADAEVTRDTQGVLLCHGGLTGGYSFFIQDRKLHYVYNYLGEQEFHIESAVDVPEGRSELRFEFEPTGKPDLSVGRGAPGRGRLYINGDLVAQSTIDATMPLAISLGEGLTCGRDECSSVSQRYAAPFEFTGTLHEVTVDVVGEHVRDTKAEQKAALAKQ; from the coding sequence ATGTCCCTCAAAGAATACAAGCCTGGCAGTCCCTTCCCTGGCGTCATCGGCCGCACCTGGGAGCAGTCGTCTCCCGCGTGGCCTTCACCCCTGCGCTCGAAGCCCGGCGCGCCCAACGTCCTGTTCATCATCCTGGATGACACGGGCTTCGGGCACCTGGGCTGCTACGGCTCGCCCATCCGCACGCCGAACCTGGACCGGCTGGCCAGAGGCGGGCTGCTCTACAACAACATGCACACCACCGCGCTGTGCTCGCCCACGCGCTCGTGCATCCTCACCGGCCGCAACCACCATTCCAACGGGATGGGCACCATCACCGAAACGTCGCTGGGCTACCCCGGCTACAACGGCACCATCCCCTTCGAGAACGGCCTGCTCTCCGAGATGCTGATGGAGGCCGGCTACAACACGTATGCCATTGGCAAGTGGCACCTGACCCCCGCGGAGCAGACGAGCGCCGCCGGGCCGTACTCGCGCTGGCCGCTGGGCCGCGGCTTCGAGCGCTTCTACGGCTTCCTGGGGGGGGACACGCACCAGTACTACCCGGACCTCATCCACGACAACCACGCCATCCGCCCGCCCGCCACGCCGGAAGAGGGCTACCACCTCACGCCGGACCTGGTGGACCGCGCCATCGACTGCGTCGCGGACACCAAGCAGGTCGCGCCCGACAAGCCCTTCTTCCTCTACTTCGCCACGGGCGCCATGCACGCGCCCCACCACGTCCCCCGCGAGTGGGCGGACGCCTACGCGGGCCAGTTCGACGACGGCTGGGACGCCTACCGCCAGAAGGTGTTCCAGCGGCAGCTGGAGCTGGGCGTGATTCCCCAGGGCACGCGGCTGTCCCGGCACGACCCGGACGTGCAGGACTGGGACTCGCTGCCCCCGGAGGAGAAGCGGCTCTACGCGCGGATGATGGAGGTCTTCGCGGGCTTCCTGGAGCACACGGACCATCACATCGGCCGGCTCTTGAAGTTCCTGGAGGACACCGGCGAGCTGGACAACACGCTCATCATGGTGCTGTCCGACAACGGGGCCAGCGCGGAGGGCGGGCCGCACGGCTCCGTGAACGAGCTGAAGTTCTTCAACAACGCGCCGGAGTCGCTGGAGCAGAACCTGGCGGCCATGGAGGACCTGGGCGGCCCGAAGCACTTCAACCACTACCCGTGGGGCTGGGCCTGGGCGGGGGACACGCCGTTCCGCCGCTGGAAGCGGGAGACGTACCGCGGCGGCACCACCGACCCGTTCCTCGTCCACTGGCCCCGGGGCATCCAGGCGAAGGGCGAGGTGCGCACGCAGTACGCGCACGCCATTGACATGGTGCCCACGGTGCTGGACTGCCTGGGGCTGGAGCCGCTGGCGGAGATCCGCGGCGTCACCCAGTCACCCATCGAGGGCGTCAGCTTCAAGCACACGTTCAACGACGGGAACGCGGAGAGCCGCCACCGCACGCAGTACTTCGAGATGTTCAGCTCGCGCGCCATCTACCACGACGGCTGGCGCGCGGTGTGCCCGTTCCCCGGCCCGTCCTTCACGGAGGCCGGAGAGGGCTTCGGTGAGTCGCAGCTCGATGAGGACCGGCTGCGCGAGCTGGATTCGCGCGGCTGGGAGCTGTACCACGTGGCGGAGGACTGCTCCGAGACGAAGAACGTGGCGGAGGAGAACCGGGGCAAGCTCATCGAGATGATCGCCCTCTGGTACGCCGAGGCCGGGCGCTACCAGGTGCTGCCGCTCGCGTCGCCCACCCGCGCCGTGTTCGCGCTGGAGCGCCCGCAGCTCACCAAGGACCGCACGCGCTACGTGTACCGCCCGCACACGTCACCCGCGCCGGAGAACGCGGCCGTGCACGTGCTCAACCGGCCCCACACCCTCACCGCGGACGCGGAGGTGACGCGGGACACGCAGGGCGTGCTGCTGTGCCACGGCGGCCTCACCGGCGGCTACTCGTTCTTCATCCAGGACCGCAAGCTGCACTACGTCTACAACTACCTGGGGGAGCAGGAGTTCCACATCGAGTCGGCGGTGGACGTGCCGGAGGGGCGCTCGGAGCTGAGGTTCGAGTTCGAGCCCACCGGCAAGCCCGACCTGAGCGTGGGGCGGGGCGCTCCCGGACGCGGCCGGCTCTACATCAACGGCGACCTGGTGGCGCAGAGCACCATCGACGCGACCATGCCGCTGGCCATCAGCCTGGGGGAGGGGCTCACCTGCGGCCGGGACGAGTGTTCCTCCGTCAGCCAGCGCTACGCCGCGCCCTTCGAGTTCACCGGCACGCTCCACGAGGTGACGGTCGACGTCGTCGGCGAGCACGTCCGGGACACGAAGGCCGAGCAGAAGGCCGCCCTGGCGAAGCAGTGA
- the fmt gene encoding methionyl-tRNA formyltransferase, with translation MSSRPRIVFMGTPEFAVASLEACFDVGDVVAVVTQPDKPKGRGNAVTAPPVKERALEKGIPVLQPQKLRTPPFSEELRQYAPDVCVVTAYGKILPKDLLALPVKGCVNVHASLLPRFRGAAPIQWAIEHGDSETGVSLMVMDEGLDTGPVLAMKRLPIAPDETSATLHAKLSALGGDILRESLPRYLNGELTPQPQPSEGMVLAPIIDKENGKLDFTKRAVELDRRLRAFTPWPGAYTMLGGKVFKVHRMRAAEGRGAPGTVLSAGPEGIEVACGEGSVVFLEVQPEGKRVMRAADFLSGNRLQPGSQPFTS, from the coding sequence ATGAGCAGCCGACCCCGCATCGTCTTCATGGGTACGCCCGAGTTCGCCGTGGCCTCGCTGGAGGCCTGCTTCGACGTGGGCGACGTCGTGGCCGTCGTCACCCAGCCGGACAAGCCCAAGGGCCGGGGCAACGCCGTCACCGCGCCGCCCGTGAAGGAGCGCGCGCTGGAGAAGGGCATCCCCGTGCTCCAGCCGCAGAAGCTGCGCACGCCGCCGTTCTCCGAGGAGCTGCGCCAGTACGCCCCCGACGTCTGCGTGGTGACGGCCTACGGGAAGATCCTGCCCAAGGACCTGCTGGCGCTTCCGGTGAAAGGCTGCGTGAACGTGCACGCGTCCCTGCTGCCGCGCTTCCGGGGCGCCGCGCCCATCCAGTGGGCCATTGAGCATGGCGACAGCGAGACGGGCGTGTCGCTGATGGTGATGGACGAAGGCCTGGACACCGGCCCCGTGCTGGCCATGAAGCGGCTGCCCATCGCGCCGGACGAGACGAGCGCCACGCTGCACGCGAAGCTGTCCGCGCTGGGCGGCGACATCCTGCGCGAGTCCCTGCCGCGCTACCTGAACGGGGAGCTGACGCCCCAGCCCCAGCCCTCCGAGGGCATGGTGCTGGCGCCCATCATCGACAAGGAGAACGGCAAGCTGGACTTCACGAAGCGCGCGGTGGAGCTGGACCGCCGCCTGCGCGCCTTCACGCCGTGGCCCGGCGCGTACACGATGCTGGGGGGCAAGGTCTTCAAGGTGCACCGGATGCGGGCCGCGGAAGGCAGGGGCGCGCCCGGCACGGTGTTGTCCGCGGGACCGGAGGGCATCGAGGTCGCCTGTGGCGAGGGCTCGGTCGTCTTCCTGGAGGTCCAGCCAGAGGGCAAGCGGGTGATGCGCGCGGCGGACTTCCTCTCCGGAAACAGATTGCAGCCGGGCAGTCAGCCGTTCACGTCTTAG
- a CDS encoding FUSC family protein yields MRGDGGETVAEGWVAPRGSAARGHLPRHVAGLFRFQPGRPAVASGLRTGLALGVPLLLSALLSQPMASWAGMAGLFVALVDKGGPYRTRARAMGAMTVLGALVGLVIALPSPFWVDVALTLFWVTACGFARSFGDTPGIVGMLLANLFVVSLALPQRGPEAALMQAAYFVAGGLWSMFLALVLWPLRPYRPARLAIAACYEELADAADAVAGWPMEGPSRVGTWEAVQRAARMRRSLETARATLGATRQGRQEESGRGEHLLVLLEDADALSLLLTAMSEALDEAPRQGACRTARIEAQHALGALAVDLRGVVGALVRGTVPAPTSWDAERVTRVLQADGGPPEPARSQYSHVAGLLGRLREYSGVALDVASRLESGEPLPERDMKPLGVEPGRGRSGWKVLRDHLTPESVVFRHALRLGLTATVATALAEGLGLNHGYWVTITVIVVLQPYSGLTTEKGLQRVAGTFLGSVLAMGLVHVLPTTGMMLVAIVLLVCVSVSVRPLNFTVYQVLLVPALVLLAEIQTGDWRLAGVRILNTLMGGALALVGIRLLWPSPEHARFAEAVACVLKADQHYLREVARTPVATEPALREARRKVGVALLSAEASFQRLLSEWKGPAKELEPGMALITYARRFTAAVTALAASRTWHQDSDVGPVVRYASDALEELSAALVARRVPSALKREAPGLEGTDALARTQLSRLVRQLGVLHHAVERMPPALRASEDGATPAPA; encoded by the coding sequence ATGCGCGGGGACGGAGGCGAGACGGTGGCGGAGGGCTGGGTGGCGCCACGGGGAAGCGCGGCCCGGGGACACCTGCCCCGCCACGTCGCGGGCCTCTTCCGCTTCCAGCCGGGCCGGCCCGCGGTGGCCTCGGGGTTGCGCACGGGGCTGGCGCTGGGCGTGCCGCTGCTGCTCTCCGCGCTCCTGTCGCAGCCGATGGCGTCATGGGCGGGCATGGCCGGGCTCTTCGTCGCGCTGGTGGACAAGGGCGGGCCGTACCGCACGCGCGCCCGGGCCATGGGCGCGATGACGGTGCTGGGGGCGTTGGTGGGGCTCGTCATCGCGCTGCCGAGCCCCTTCTGGGTGGACGTGGCGCTGACGCTCTTCTGGGTGACGGCGTGCGGCTTCGCGCGCAGCTTCGGGGACACGCCGGGCATCGTCGGCATGCTGCTGGCGAACCTGTTCGTGGTGTCGCTGGCCCTGCCGCAGCGGGGGCCGGAGGCGGCGCTGATGCAGGCGGCGTACTTCGTCGCGGGCGGCCTGTGGTCCATGTTCCTGGCGCTGGTGCTGTGGCCGCTCAGGCCCTACCGCCCGGCGCGGCTGGCCATCGCGGCCTGCTACGAGGAGCTGGCGGACGCCGCGGACGCGGTCGCGGGCTGGCCCATGGAGGGGCCCTCGCGGGTGGGGACGTGGGAGGCGGTGCAGCGGGCCGCGCGCATGCGGCGGTCGCTGGAGACGGCGCGCGCGACGCTGGGCGCCACGCGCCAGGGACGACAGGAGGAGAGCGGCCGGGGCGAGCACCTGCTGGTGCTGCTGGAGGACGCGGACGCGCTGTCGCTCCTGCTCACGGCGATGTCGGAGGCGCTGGACGAGGCGCCGCGTCAGGGCGCGTGCCGCACGGCCCGCATCGAGGCGCAGCACGCGCTGGGCGCGCTGGCGGTGGACCTGCGGGGCGTGGTGGGTGCGCTGGTGCGGGGCACGGTGCCGGCGCCCACGTCGTGGGACGCGGAGCGGGTGACGCGGGTGCTCCAGGCGGACGGGGGGCCGCCGGAGCCTGCGCGCTCGCAGTACTCGCACGTGGCGGGGCTGTTGGGGCGGCTGCGGGAGTACAGCGGGGTGGCGCTGGACGTGGCGTCCCGGCTGGAGAGCGGCGAGCCGCTGCCGGAGCGGGACATGAAGCCGCTGGGGGTGGAGCCGGGGCGCGGGCGTTCGGGGTGGAAGGTGCTGCGCGACCACCTGACGCCGGAGTCGGTGGTCTTCCGGCACGCGCTGCGGCTGGGGCTCACCGCGACGGTGGCGACGGCGCTGGCGGAGGGGCTGGGGCTCAACCACGGGTACTGGGTGACCATCACGGTGATTGTCGTGTTGCAGCCGTACTCGGGGCTCACCACGGAGAAGGGGCTTCAGCGTGTGGCGGGCACGTTCCTGGGCAGCGTGTTGGCCATGGGGCTGGTGCACGTGCTGCCCACGACGGGGATGATGCTCGTGGCCATCGTGCTGCTGGTCTGCGTGTCGGTGAGCGTGCGGCCGCTGAACTTCACGGTGTACCAGGTGCTGCTGGTGCCAGCGCTGGTGCTGCTCGCGGAGATTCAAACGGGGGACTGGCGGCTCGCGGGGGTGCGCATCCTCAACACGCTGATGGGAGGCGCGCTGGCGCTGGTGGGCATCCGGCTGCTCTGGCCGAGCCCCGAGCACGCGCGCTTCGCCGAGGCGGTGGCCTGCGTGCTGAAGGCGGACCAGCACTACCTGCGCGAGGTGGCGCGCACGCCGGTGGCCACGGAGCCGGCGCTGCGAGAGGCCCGCCGCAAGGTGGGCGTGGCGCTGCTGTCCGCGGAGGCGTCGTTCCAGCGCCTGCTGAGTGAGTGGAAGGGCCCGGCGAAGGAATTGGAGCCGGGGATGGCGTTGATTACCTACGCGCGCCGCTTCACCGCGGCCGTGACGGCGCTGGCGGCGAGTCGCACCTGGCATCAGGATTCGGACGTGGGGCCGGTGGTGCGCTACGCATCGGACGCGCTGGAGGAGCTGTCCGCGGCGCTGGTGGCGCGCCGCGTGCCGTCAGCGCTCAAGCGCGAGGCGCCGGGCCTGGAGGGCACGGACGCGCTGGCGCGCACGCAACTGTCGCGACTGGTGCGTCAACTGGGCGTGCTCCACCACGCGGTGGAGCGGATGCCGCCCGCGCTGCGTGCCTCGGAGGATGGGGCTACGCCCGCTCCAGCTTGA
- a CDS encoding HEAT repeat domain-containing protein, giving the protein MSRSFVALSLAVSCLALGGCKKEDPKTPEYWQSSLEGAKRPDDKVRVIESLRTSGNVNEQFLPFLHARLSSERRPEVKAALARTLGDLHHPTSLEPLTAALDPGASDVPAQQVNKAVVGALGRIGDERAVPSLVPLLRSKDNYTRIEAIQVLGALKAKPAVEPLIQLATDEAAEPFLNKKAIEALGQIGDPRAVPALMRTLTKERRGVSFYVESSFALFQLGAPAADALLPVLEGKDAELLTWAKAQGVNPASYPMKAAQVLGDLREKRAVPMLLKQLSFTHSDPQIQALVRMQAADALGRMRAQEAVKPLAALVGEPDPTVRDAYVRALALLGSRDALPALEKAAGTGDWYSREIAVKGIALLGDAREQPVLAKLAAAEPARTAADCQETGEDGCQDAAALGKKRADQVQGYGAVLEAAQACSGNAGCWSQRLPKADAVLLQRAALELGRSGAADQGPTLAGRLNERDTEARATVIQAVDWLADAPGAAKKLREASLPALKKQLEDEKGNSNFVRVNEDLRRLMVKLERA; this is encoded by the coding sequence ATGTCCCGCTCATTCGTCGCCCTGTCCCTGGCCGTTTCCTGCCTTGCCCTGGGGGGTTGCAAGAAGGAGGACCCCAAGACGCCGGAGTACTGGCAGTCCAGTCTGGAGGGGGCGAAGCGCCCCGACGACAAGGTGCGAGTGATTGAGTCGCTGCGCACGTCGGGCAACGTGAACGAACAGTTCCTGCCCTTCCTGCACGCGCGGCTGTCCTCGGAGCGCCGGCCGGAGGTGAAGGCCGCGTTGGCCCGGACGCTGGGGGATTTGCACCACCCGACGTCGCTGGAGCCGCTGACGGCGGCGCTGGACCCCGGGGCGTCGGACGTGCCGGCGCAGCAGGTGAACAAGGCGGTGGTGGGCGCGCTGGGGCGGATCGGGGATGAGCGCGCGGTGCCGTCGCTGGTGCCCCTGTTGCGCAGCAAGGACAACTACACGCGCATCGAGGCCATCCAGGTGCTGGGCGCGCTGAAGGCGAAGCCGGCGGTGGAGCCGCTCATCCAGTTGGCGACGGACGAGGCCGCGGAGCCGTTCCTCAACAAGAAGGCCATCGAGGCGCTGGGGCAGATTGGAGACCCGCGCGCGGTGCCGGCGCTGATGCGCACGCTGACGAAGGAGCGCCGGGGCGTGTCCTTCTACGTGGAGAGCAGCTTCGCGCTGTTCCAGTTGGGCGCGCCCGCGGCGGACGCGCTCCTGCCGGTGCTGGAGGGCAAGGACGCGGAGCTGCTCACGTGGGCGAAGGCGCAGGGGGTGAACCCCGCCAGCTACCCGATGAAGGCCGCGCAGGTGCTGGGCGACCTCCGGGAGAAGCGCGCGGTGCCCATGCTGTTGAAGCAGCTGTCGTTCACGCACTCGGATCCGCAGATCCAAGCGCTGGTGCGGATGCAGGCGGCGGACGCGCTCGGGAGGATGCGCGCGCAGGAGGCGGTGAAGCCGCTCGCGGCGCTGGTGGGCGAGCCGGATCCGACGGTGCGCGACGCGTACGTGCGGGCGCTGGCGCTGCTGGGCAGCCGGGACGCGCTCCCCGCGCTGGAGAAGGCGGCGGGCACCGGCGACTGGTACTCGCGGGAGATCGCCGTGAAGGGCATCGCGCTCCTGGGAGATGCGCGGGAGCAGCCGGTGCTCGCGAAGCTGGCGGCGGCGGAGCCCGCGCGCACGGCGGCGGACTGCCAGGAGACGGGCGAGGACGGGTGCCAGGACGCCGCGGCGCTGGGCAAGAAGCGCGCGGATCAGGTCCAGGGATATGGCGCCGTGCTCGAAGCGGCGCAGGCGTGCAGCGGCAACGCGGGCTGCTGGTCGCAGCGGCTGCCCAAGGCGGACGCGGTGCTGTTGCAGCGCGCGGCGCTGGAGCTGGGGCGCTCCGGGGCGGCGGACCAGGGCCCGACGCTGGCGGGCCGGCTCAACGAGCGCGACACCGAGGCGCGGGCCACGGTCATCCAGGCGGTGGACTGGCTGGCGGACGCGCCCGGCGCGGCGAAGAAGCTGCGCGAGGCGTCCCTGCCCGCGCTGAAGAAGCAGCTGGAGGACGAGAAGGGCAACTCCAACTTCGTGCGCGTGAACGAGGACCTGCGCCGGCTGATGGTCAAGCTGGAGCGGGCGTAG